Proteins found in one Mytilus edulis chromosome 2, xbMytEdul2.2, whole genome shotgun sequence genomic segment:
- the LOC139511123 gene encoding putative nuclease HARBI1 has product METVFTEFLLSDDDSDNDCDSESTVIFGAVLQTFLQRESRVRIDNYISDVVAQFTAVEFRRIYRISVDCFQHLCQLLSTCPEMSVRSPQFGGRGRISLEKTVLIALRYLGHQENVRIISNIFDVADSSVIVSRDRFISAILNNLKDRFIRWPSGAAEKNDVVRKFREKRGFPGIVGCIDGTHIHIKPPTEHPQSYVNRKSFHSVILQAVCLQDMKISNCFAGFPGSVHDSRVLRQSDLWDEANMACGQNHILGDGAYPIKTWLMTPYRNTGNLTQIQKRYNAAHSATRSIIERVFAMLKGRFRRLRYIEVQQIKTVNEIIITCCVLHNISILDGDAALDMMDDDEEDNIQQNAVNNLQGPDQQGILKRDQIAANLQ; this is encoded by the exons atggaaacagtTTTTACAGAGTTTCTTTTATCAGACGATGATAGTGACAATGACTGTGACTCAGAAAGTACAGTTATATTTGGTGCAGTACTACAGACCTTTCT gcAAAGAGAAAGTCGTGTTCGAATAGACAATTATATATCTGATGTTGTTGCCCAATTTACAGCTGTTGAATTCAGGAGAATATATAGAATATCAGTTGACTGTTTTCAGCACCTTTGCCAGTTATTGTCTACATGCCCAGAAATGTCAGTCAGGTCACCTCAGTTTGGCGGTAGGGGGAGAATTTCTTTGGAGAAAACCGTTCTAATAGCCTTGAGATATCTTGGACATCAGGAAAATGTGCGCATTATATCAAATATCTTTGATGTGGCCGACTCGTCTGTAATTGTTAGTAGAGATAGGTTTATTTCGGCTATTTTGAATAACCTTAAGGACAGATTTATACGATGGCCCTCGGGTGCTGCTGAAAAAAATGATGTCGTAAGAAAATTTAGAGAAAAGAGGGGATTTCCTGGAATCGTCGGATGTATAGATGGAACACATATCCATATTAAACCCCCAACAGAACACCCACAAAGTTATGTCAATAGAAAAAGTTTCCACAGTGTTATTCTGCAAGCAGTTTGCCTTCAAGATATgaagatttcgaattgttttgcgGGTTTTCCTGGAAGTGTTCATGACTCCAGGGTGCTACGACAATCAGATTTATGGGACGAAGCAAACATGGCTTGTGGTCAAAATCACATTTTAGGAGACGGTGCCTACCCGATTAAGACCTGGCTCATGACGCCATACAGGAACACTGGTAATTTGACACAAATTCAAAAGAGATATAATGCAGCTCATTCTGCCACACGTAGTATCATAGAAAGAGTTTTTGCCATGTTGAAAGGACGATTCCGCAGACTACGGTATATCGAAGTCCAGCAGATTAAAACAGTGAACGAAATAATTATCACCTGTTGTGTTCTCCACAACATATCAATACTCGATGGGGACGCTGCTCTTGATATGATGGATGACGATGAAGAAGATAACATTCAACAAAACGCAGTCAACAATCTTCAAGGACCAGACCAACAAGGAATTTTAAAACGCGATCAAATAGCTGcaaatttgcaataa